Proteins found in one Microbacterium sp. SSM24 genomic segment:
- a CDS encoding extracellular solute-binding protein, which yields MNKKLGALALVGASAVVLAGCAGGGEAAPSEPATGDLTVWLVGADTPQTARDYLKETFEEENDGWTLTIEEKTWADVSDTYEAALSSNDAPDVVEVGNTQAIGFADKGLFLDISDIQEQLGGDDLLPGLVEAGTYDGSLWAAPYYAGGRVVFYTPQIVGDTLPTTLEDYVALGTDLTTATVSGIYAPGRDWYNALPYVWANGGEIAVQDGDTWDAQFGSAESVKGLEMLQDVYENATVAPVDGNERLGNIAFCAGEVGFLSTPAWAEGNLTGAWPWGDEAAGEEVSNGCPDTYAKDLGAFALPGLEEGETAPIFAGGSNVAVAYKSDAPGKAKAALEIMLSSGYQELLAAQGLVPGIKSAASALPDTDSAKAQAEALANSKFTPASPNWGEVEAAQIIPDALVRIAQGEDVQTVADELDQQIEDILNK from the coding sequence ATGAACAAGAAGCTCGGAGCCCTCGCGCTCGTCGGCGCTTCGGCTGTCGTTCTGGCCGGATGTGCAGGCGGCGGCGAAGCAGCCCCCAGCGAGCCCGCGACCGGCGACCTGACCGTGTGGCTGGTCGGCGCCGACACGCCGCAGACGGCCCGCGACTACCTCAAGGAGACCTTCGAGGAGGAGAACGACGGCTGGACCCTCACCATCGAGGAGAAGACCTGGGCGGATGTCTCCGACACCTACGAGGCAGCGCTGTCGTCGAACGACGCACCGGACGTCGTCGAGGTGGGCAACACGCAGGCCATCGGCTTCGCCGACAAGGGCCTGTTCCTCGACATCTCCGACATCCAGGAGCAGCTCGGCGGCGATGACCTGCTTCCCGGTCTCGTCGAGGCCGGCACGTACGACGGCTCGCTGTGGGCCGCGCCGTACTACGCCGGTGGCCGCGTCGTGTTCTACACGCCGCAGATCGTGGGCGACACGCTCCCGACGACCCTCGAGGACTACGTCGCGCTGGGCACGGACCTGACCACCGCGACCGTCTCGGGCATCTACGCACCGGGCCGCGACTGGTACAACGCCCTTCCCTACGTGTGGGCCAACGGCGGCGAGATCGCCGTGCAGGACGGCGACACGTGGGACGCGCAGTTCGGCAGCGCCGAGAGCGTCAAGGGTCTCGAGATGCTGCAGGACGTCTACGAGAACGCCACCGTCGCCCCTGTCGACGGCAACGAGCGCCTCGGAAACATCGCGTTCTGCGCGGGCGAGGTCGGCTTCCTGTCGACTCCGGCGTGGGCCGAGGGCAACCTGACCGGCGCATGGCCGTGGGGTGACGAGGCCGCCGGTGAAGAGGTCTCCAACGGATGCCCCGACACCTACGCCAAGGACCTCGGCGCGTTCGCCCTCCCCGGCCTCGAAGAGGGCGAGACCGCCCCGATCTTCGCCGGTGGCTCGAACGTCGCCGTCGCCTACAAGAGCGACGCACCGGGCAAGGCCAAGGCCGCGCTCGAGATCATGCTCTCGTCGGGCTACCAGGAGCTCCTGGCCGCTCAGGGTCTGGTCCCCGGCATCAAGTCGGCCGCGTCGGCTCTGCCCGACACCGACTCGGCCAAGGCTCAGGCCGAGGCGCTGGCGAACTCGAAGTTCACCCCGGCCAGCCCGAACTGGGGCGAGGTCGAGGCGGCTCAGATCATCCCCGACGCGCTCGTGCGCATCGCTCAGGGTGAGGACGTCCAGACCGTGGCCGACGAGCTCGACCAGCAGATCGAGGACATCCTCAACAAGTAA